From Bradyrhizobium sp. AZCC 1610:
ACGCAACTGTTCTACGTGCCGACCAACCACGTCTGCATGGACTACGAGCCGTTCAAGGTGAGCTACACCGCGGGCCAGCCCTATGTCGGCGCGACCCTGTCGATGTATCCGCCTCAGGGCGAGAGCCACATGGGCAACTTCATTGCCTGGGACAACAAGACCGGCAAGATCGTCTGGTCGAACAAGGAGCAGTTCTCGGTGTGGTCGGGAGCGCTCGCGACGGCAGGCGGCGTGGTGTTCTACGGAACGCTCGAAGGCTATCTGAAGGCAGTCGATGCCAAGACGGGCAAGGAGCTCTACAAGTTCAAGACCCCCTCCGGCATCATCGGCAACGTCACGACCTATGAGAACGGCGGCCGGCAGTATGTCGCAGTGCTGTCCGGCGTTGGCGGCTGGGCGGGTATCGGCCTTGCCGCAGGTCTGACCGATCCGACAGCAGGTCTCGGCGCGGTCGGTGGCTATGCCGCGCTGAGCAACTATACCGCGCTCGGCGGCACGCTCACGGTGTTCGCGCTGCCGCAGTGAACTGAACCAGCCTCGTTCCGGCGCGTGGATTGCTCCATGCGCCGGTTCGCCTTTACCGAATCTCGAGGAAAAGCTCTTGCGTACAATCTGGTTTGTGGGTGCCGCGATGATCCTCGTGGTATCAGGAGGAATTACCATCGCTGAAAATGCCGTCGATACGACTGCCGTCAAGTCCGAGGACGGAAAGTACCTCGACAAGGAAGGCAATCCGACCTTCAAGGTCGCGGCCGACGGCACGGTGGATTGGTATACCTACTCCGGGTACCGCCGCTATCACTCGGAATGCCACGTCTGCCATGGCCCCGACGGGATGGGATCGACCTACGCCCCTGCTCTCACGGATTCACTCAAGACCATGAGTTACGGTGACTTCGTCGGCGTAGTTGCGAGCGGTCGCCAGAACGGCAACTCCGTCATGCCTGCGCTCGGCGATAATCCGAACGTCGCCTGCTACATGGACGACTTCTACGTCTATCTGCGTGCCCGCGCCAATAACGCCGTCGGGCGCGTGCGACCTGCCAAGCGTGAAGACAAACCCGATGCCTACACCGAGACAGAAAAGTCCTGCATGGGAAGCAAATGATCATGCCGAACATGCGAGGTGCACATCCTGGTGCGTCCGTGCAGCGATTTGAAAAGCTAAGGTGGAGTTTAAGATGAAGACCCGCGCTGCTGTCGCATTCGAGGCCAAAAAGCCTCTTGAAATCGTTGAGGTCGATCTGGAAGGCCCGAAGGCCGGTGAAGTCCTCGTCGAGATAAAGGCGACCGGCATCTGTCACACCGATGCCTACACGCTCGATGGATTCGACAGCGAAGGAATCTTTCCTTCGATTCTCGGTCATGAAGGCGCAGGCATCGTCCGGGAGGTTGGGCCGGGCGTGACGTCGGTCAAGGCCGGCGATCATGTGATTCCGCTCTACACGCCGGAGTGCCGCCAGTGCAAAAGCTGCCTGAGCGGCAAGACCAATCTTTGTACCGCCATCCGCGCCACCCAGGGCAAGGGGCTGATGCCGGACGGCACCTCGCGCTTCAGCTATCAGGGC
This genomic window contains:
- a CDS encoding c-type cytochrome, methanol metabolism-related — translated: MILVVSGGITIAENAVDTTAVKSEDGKYLDKEGNPTFKVAADGTVDWYTYSGYRRYHSECHVCHGPDGMGSTYAPALTDSLKTMSYGDFVGVVASGRQNGNSVMPALGDNPNVACYMDDFYVYLRARANNAVGRVRPAKREDKPDAYTETEKSCMGSK